From Bactrocera oleae isolate idBacOlea1 chromosome 4, idBacOlea1, whole genome shotgun sequence:
CTGAATGGAGAATCATACGAAGAGACAGCGAGTTTATTCTATTTGGGGAGACTGTGGTAGCGATTTGTTTTGTCAGCCTCTATTGGATCTTTTCATAATATAGGTAGGAGTGTTTTTAACACTAAGCTAATACGACCGATCATTGTGGGAGGAGTTCCCAACAACTCTTAATTATAGATCAACAAGACTTTCAAAAAGCGGAAAAGCACCTCGAGCctgtcacaaatttgttgaagcGGCCCAGACCTGTTTCGTATGTTATGGCTATGTTATCTAAAgaagtttttgtttattatggttGAGTAAAGTATTTCTTTTTGATACCGAATGCTCCACTGAGATATTTATCATTCTGGAGTCTTAactttagaaaattaatttgcttAGTTTGAAGGGAACATTGAAATTTGGTTTAGagtttaaacaattttgatAACTGTTGAGTGCTATTTACGAAATTATGTATTTTAGATAAATTCTGCAATCCAGTTGTATATTATTCGATAATTCTATCACGTAACTGGGAATGGTTTTTTTGAGTAGAGAATAAAATGCGTCTCACACTATCACCGATTAGAAAACCATGTAAGTTACAGTTATTTATGTAAGCCCAATATTCACTAAGTTTATcattataaatagaaatttagtgTGTTacgaaacacaatttttttaatgaaaaatgctTTTCTGCGGTAAATTGGTAAAGTCCGTATTGCTTATAAGAGCACTGAAGACGATGGACGTTCAAAAGATAAGTGCTTCGATGAAACCAACGAAAGAATCTGCATAATGACTCTGAATAACCGTAAAATGAACctattgaataaatatattatattgtggtaTAAGAAAACTCTACGCATAGCagtgtttaatatttttcatttataataaatcagaatttattttgccaaaaaattgaggatattaaaaaacaaaaattaaaaaaaaggaaagtgAAATGTCATTGCactaaaaatcgattatttttgtaATCCTTCCAAGTATTAAATTGTCTGAAGAATAAATTATACGTCTCCATATCGCCTATTACTACTAACGAGGAATAGGTGCATGTCTGTTATATGTTGAGAGTTTtgagaaaacattttatttacctAAACAATGGATCACTAACAAGCTGCAGGACATTTAGAGaggtaaaatattgaaaacttctCAAGAAAAACATTTGTGATTTAAACtcagttaaatttttaagcatACCAATTTGATACTTTATTTTTGGATtagagatatatattttttgattaaaatgataaaataaatgtaagcaattggtatataaaatatttattcacttcATTGACGACAGATACAGGTTCCACTACGGCAGTAACCGCCCCGCGATCTACCGAGGAACACGCAATGACTGGAGCAAGCCGCCGGACTCTTGAGCACATCGCAAGTAAAACGCTTCTGCCGATGTAAAGTCACTAAATTTTCGAGATTTTCGGCTGTCAATTGTTCATTGAAACTAACGGTTTCTCTATCCCTATCGGCAGGTGCAGCCTTTGAGAGGCTGAGTAAGCACAAAGCGCAGATGAGTCCAGCAAAAAATACGATTTTCATTTTGTGCAGGTTGTTGTTGTGGGTAGTAAATGTTGCCTATTTGAATGGCTGATAGCTTTGCTTTAAGTTGTGCATGTTGCTGCGAAGACCGTTGTACACTGATGCTAAGCTTTCGTTCCCAATTCAGTTTTATACTCTGAACCGAAACTGAAAACACACGTACCCCtatttatgtaaacaaatatttcttcccAACTCTTAGGGGACTCACGACGCAACTTTTCATATTCCATCAACAAAAAGCATTTACGAGTGAGGTGAAATGAGTTTACTGCTATGTGAATCATGTTAATCGCATCAGCCAGTAATAAGCTGGGAAACATTTGTATTTGGGAAAATCCGTTACACTATTTAtaaccataaatatttttaaataaaatgttaaattaatttagtttcgCATACGGATCATTCCACGTGaaatcgacaaatagttggACACGACCCCCCACCGATTCGAATGAATTTTAGTGGAAAATTTGGCTTATCATAAAACGAAGTTCTgccaaaggaaaaaatatttcctaagagctatgcaaaattgaaaatttcactgtttttccgattttatgagtttttttatttaatatttcagaaactactgtatattaaataaagaacGCTTGTGCGTTTTCAAAGGACACTTAGAGGtgtgagaaaatttttttttaaaaaaaattttgaaaattttgaaaattaaaaagttttgaatttttcaaaatcgtaaaaagtaataacaaaattttgtattatacctctaacatatctaaagaaattctgaaattttcagaggGGCGTTATTTGATATGACTTTTTGAATTTtggcaaaatagtttttttctgttttttcaacttttaataatctaaactatttttcttatgttaatgggatttaaaaataataaaaataaaaaatattaacataagaaaaatatttaagaccTCAAATTTCAATAATCATGTGATAGAAATAtgatattgaacaaaaaaagttacatcgtaaaaaattggtttttaaaaaatgttttgttgagTTAAAGCAAAACTTTCGGTCAAGAATTATTAAAAGTGCGATGCAGTTCTTCAAGGAACTAGAACATAAGAAATTTATAGTTATTGTAGATGCCTTTGAGGGTAtgcatttattagtttttactctaaataatatatacaataaatattaaggcCGAATATGTTAAATGTGTGTCTTGACTTGAcctcaaaatgaaaataattcatTGGCAAATTTCGCGGCTACATTTTTcaaagcaattaaataaattttcttaatttcagATTCTTGTTTCCAGCTTTGTATAGTTGAAATTCATGTCTATGGTCAGCCAAGTTCATTAGGCATAATTCATGGAATTTTCCGTTGTAGAAAGATGGAATGTTATTAAGAACCATTAGATAGTATATTTAAAAGATCTTATCacataaaaattacttaacaCAAAGGACTCACTTAGGTCCCCGGATATGTATCATATTGATTGTCAGTAGTTGTGCAAATTATTCAACTAACTTCAGTCAAGTGACATTAAATGCACTTCAGATGTGGATCGATATAAAGGGCAGAAGATAAAGAGATCTTTCGACAGGTTAAGTTTCAACACTTTATCTTTAAACGAGTTTTTCTCCCAAAtacattttccaaatttttttcagttattACTCAAAGAAAAATTATCTGAATTATATAGCTGTGTAtagttttacatatgtacaataaccTGCCAATTTTTTGACGtcattttatcaatatttttttcgaatgttATATGGATAATATCTCCTAgtaaagaattttttatattagatttaGAAATGACTATTTCAATCTTGAAAAGCCGATAGGTATGCATTTgtctaaaaaatgtttttaaacctAAACTAATACGCCGCTGTTCTCGATTCAATTATcgaaaaacaatataaattctACAGATTAGAATCCTTTAGAAAAGCAAAGCTAAATCCTTAAAGatacagttaaaaaaaatttaaaaaaagcaatGTGGAGAGTAAGGTTACAAATAATAACTACtgcttataatataatatatatagaaacaaaatattgtgaaactataataattaaaataaaataacactaAAGAAGGAGTTCGGCCAACGAAATTTACAATTCATCTtcaattgcattaaataaatTCGACAATTACtttcttacatatttttgtttatttaatcatAACCCATTTAAGTTTAAATACAGATTCTTTTAATAAATGATTGAATAATTGAAATctcaaaacataaataaagaaGAGACGTACTGCATCCTTAATTACGACATTCGCAAACTCCACGTCCATTGCAGTGACCGCCACGATTGCCACGGAGTAAACAATGGGCCGCACACGCACTGTGCTTGATGCCGAATCCGCTCAGTAGATCGCAAGTGGCGCGCTTTTGACGAATCAATTCGGAAAGAGCTTGCTCCTCCAAGCCAGGCAATTGTGCCTCCTCTGGTTCTCCAACATTTGCTCCAGCAGGCGCTGCGTTGATCGTCTGGAAAAGGCAGTAAGCGCAGATGAGACCGGCGAAAAGTACGATTGTCTTCATGTTGATTATTCCGGaagctttgttgtttttatatagtTTACTGAGGTGTGTATAATGTTGCACTGTTAAGTTCTGTTGCGTTCTGATATGCAATTCAGCTGTTCGTCTCTATTATATATGACTCGTCTTAGTTGTGCTGATTAGGCGGTGATCATGGGCATGTGTGGGTGGTTTTcccaataataacaaatatcgGTTCAATATTGTATAGGGGACTCACTCAGGTGGTTTTGTTGTAAATCATTGAGCGTTATTGAATTGTGAAAACAATTgggaaattgcaaaaatttccattagttTGACGTAAATATAAACGATCCTAAAATATAACATTAGCACGAGTCGCAAATAAACTGGAATATATGTGATCGGTCTTGGAATTGCTGACATACAAATTTTGGATTATTTTACCGTCACAACTTTTTGTAGAGATTATAATAGGATTGTTCACCTGAATATGGTTTTAGAAATTTAtaggaatatatatgtatatcaaggTATTTGAATGACGGAATTCATTGATTCCCAGATTTACATATGTCTACGAGTCCATTCGTTTGTTCTTGCAAGCgataatttgcatataaattgatGAAACACGAGTCTCCTAGCATTATAAAGAGATCGAAAATACATTTTGGTGGAATAGAACCAATACCATGGTGGCAACcgtattacaaacaaaaattttcaaagaaactaAAAGTGCCATAAAGCGATCATCATTCAAGCTTCGAAACTAGATCCTAGAACAACCATCACCATGGCAAAGTCGAGAGTGGAAAGAGTTAAATTTGGAAATAACCAAAATCAAGCGTTGCAAGATTACTGAAAATGCGTTCACCGATGAAAATGGGTTATATGTCCTAGTCTCGGTATAGTGAACATGAGGATTTCCGTCATTCCGCTTGACCTTATATATAGACCGATCAATATGTGTAATATCCAAATAGACTTCTCAATAAAGTTAGTTGATAATTGATTTGAAGAGGACAGCCCACTTTTACTCAATTTAATAACTTTCATTCCTCTGATATATAGTATATCGGTTGTTATGTGAGATACCTTAGTAACATTTTATGATAGTAGATTTTTTTCAACGGATCTTGATTTGGTATTAAAAATCGatctaattttattatattttcctcaAGCTCTCACATATCGCACATATCATTTGAAAGTTAAAAGAACGTTTCATTCAGGAcgttcataaattttatttacaaagttaTCATATAcagatacaagtatatgtatgtatttttggtaGTTAAATGGGTGAAGGGTGGTCATTCATTTACACAATTTGGATCAGTTCTCTAGAATTACAAGCAATACATTTCACGAATTTTGGCAGTAATCTAAGTAGAGAAGCTAcattattttaattgcttttgttaattaaataaatatacacttaATCACATTTAgaatagtttttataaaaatgcgtTTGAATGGATTTTAACTGaatacaatttaaaacaagaaaaaaagttaactttagTTGCACCGATGTTTTAATACTcttcgcaaataaaaaatttccatatagGAATTTGCTTTTTAtcgtccagtttgtatgacagttatactcgtatgttatagtggtccgaatcGGCGGTTTTGACAGCAGAGCTCAGTAATAGGGTCATACATAGACTTTACTCTAAGCCGAGTTCGcaatattgcttttaaaattacagtccggattccgagttaagcgtcccgGCCGACCCGGGCttaggaattaaaaaaagataGTGTATCTCTTacctattatatgtcgcgattttcagtgaattataatatggaaaaaatcgatgactaaaaacAACCGACAAATATGGTCACTTAAATATAGACCCATATACACTTATAGACGTCTAACGAAACGAGTATCTTCATGTTTAATATTTGGAAAGCTTTTGTTGGTTTTAGAAAGTTTACTAAGTTTATTGCGCTCTGACATAAAAGTCAAGTGTTGGTCTctattatacaatacatacatatagatatgcCTCCTTTTATTTGCGCTGAAAAGGCGGAGTTCATGTAGTTAtctcaataataacaaatatgtgTAAAACATTGTCGAGAGTACTGAATCAGGTAgttttgcaataatttattcAGCTTTATTGATTTGACATCGCATTTAAGaagttcaaaataatttttggaatacTGAGAAAACTACGCTAGCACAACATTGAATTCGTTTTACCTTTTGTTGGCTTAACGTAGATATAAACGAacctaaattttaatataagcaCGTGTAGCACATAAATTTAAcaatagaatatatgtatatacgatttGTTATTAATACACTATAACATGTTGCATAgtgtataataaattgttacgagATATATGTAGAATCATGTATACATGTGAAATGATCAGAATGGCGGGATGTATTGGCACAGCACTGCTTTGGTGCTCTGGAACAGGCAGAAAGCGCAAAGGAGACCAGCGAAAAGCACGAGTGTTTTCATGTTGCAAGTTTAATTGCTTAAAATTGATTGAACCTTCGAAATCGATCTCGCTGCAAAAAGTTGCTACTGCTGTAGAATCTACAGATAGTTTGATGCTCATTTAAGTTGTTTAGCTCGGTTTTATATGCGGCTTGAGCCGCGTTTGGTGTCATATTGCTGATGGCGAACTATGTTTGGAATCTCCCGTCCAATGAAAGGGGACTCACAGAGTTGCTTTCTGTTGAATCTGCTGGAGTTCGATTGGATGTACGTATAGTATGCTTTCTAGGTGTATGTTATTGTTAAGGCGTGAATAATAATTATTCTTGGAAAGTCCACggctatatgtaagtatgtatgtaaaaaggTAACATTGAAAtcttgaaaataattgaatcgTTTTGATCTGATTATGTGTGAGCATGTCTGTAGTAAGACTTATTTGCTCGCACCTAAAGACATCGGCGGAAGAGTTGTGCCATTTTTTCATTGTTTGTGGAAAGTTTAAATTGGCATTATCAATATTCTGTGTGTGCATGAGGTACTCTTGCTAAGGGGATGCACTTTTGCGCACTTCGTGCtaggtatgtacataggtaGATAAATTCACGACTCAGTTCTTCATTTACGCTTACCTTACTTGAAAACATTCATAATTCATTTATGCGTTTAATGACAATTTGtttgtaagtaaaatatatatatatatatatatatataatatatatagtgtgtgttataatactttttatagtCATAGCAGTTCATACTATTGTATCGTATAGTAAAAATtaacagcttcttgaggagaaatcTGTGTGTAaaatcagatcgatatctcactAACAAAGAGACTAGTTCGGGTATGGTATACACATCCtttcatttatcggaaccgccgatatcggaccactatagcatatagctgccatacaaattgatcgatcaaaatcaagtcattgtatcgaaaactttgtgatttgatgagatatctttacgcAATTTGGCATAGACTAAAGTCAACGGTATATTCTCCGAACAATTGGTTCAGATTGGACTACTATAGTATGCCAACAGGGCCGTTGAGAGAAAATCGATACCCTGGGGGCATCTAGAAAGCGAGCAATCTGTTCCAACAATTGTTGGAGAAAATAAATctgtaaaaaatgttgcaaagcaTCGGGATGTCCTGAGAACTCCAGACCCAATAGGAATTGCGCTCATCTCACATCCTCTCTCTTCAtttactgccatacaaaccaaccgttcaaaatcaagttctcgtatagaaacttttttatttgtagagaGTATTCTTCTAACGATGTTAACGCTTTTCCTTGCTTTAGATTTCATTGGACCTATACGCTCCTTGACTATTTTCAACAAATGTTTTATAGAATTTATgtatagagtttttttttttttgtatttttggggGAGGTGGGGGGTTGGTCTGGAGATGCCAATCCATAACTTCAACTCCATTGcttaaaaaacaagtttttgctAAGCCGCAGATGTGTTCGGGATCGTTTCCTGCTGATATattctttttaaaaacattacCGACTAAGCAAAAGGTAGAGTGACATTTTATGTAAAGTTATTTAGTCAATTCTAAATTCTCAGATCTAAAGCTACGTAGCCAGTATATATTGAAGGAGGGCACAACATAGAAGCGATAGAACTTAGAAGGCTAATACCATGAGTCTGTTGCTTTACTACCACTTTACATACAGCATGTTGCCCATTATTTTTACTACCGCCTgttgatttttttctgtttattatAGAGGCATATGAGTATTTTAGTTTCGGCAAGCTCTCTCCAACACCACAAGGCCATAGTAGATATCGCAAAGCCCAATAACTTTTTGTCTAACCTCGCTTATCCCATATCTGTGGTGCCAGTATTGTTAGGCTTTGTATTTCCGAGGACAGATACACCTTTTCACCATTATATAGGAGGAGCATGTTTATTATAAGCTCgccaatttaatttataaatatttataagtccGTATCTATCTGtattatgtaatatattcaGCTGAAGAATAAGGAATTActaaagttgaattttaccaaaaatgttGGTTGTTTTGAACTGCCAAAATTAGATTTTTGATCAGTTTAAAATTTACCTAACACGCAGAAATTTAATAGTGATCAGCGGATTGGTCGCAAAATAACCACTcaactaaatttgaaaaatttacttttgagAAAAGCGTGTTTAAGATAAACTGATTTAGCTGATTAAACTGAACAGCAATACGTTAGAAGgatgtaactcaaaaactattagagatatagatttaaaaatttttgtattttgcttttaaaggtgaaaattttatttttttaatttccctcTACGTGTGCCCCTTAAACATCCTGTATTAACAACTCAGTTTGATTTCCAAGATAATTATACTTTAATCTTTTTGAAAGTTTATTGAATcagaaatatacatttttgaacaaaaatattcgATGATTGCTACAACATGTTAATTTATATAAGGTATGCGttagtttaaattatttttgcaaaaaatccgTTAATTTCGGCAGACGCAGACACCGCTACCATTACAATAACCGCCACGATTGCCACGAATTACGCAATGGGCCGCACAAGCGCTGTGATTAACACCGGTTCCGCTCAACAGGTCACAAGTAGCGCGCTTTTGACGACTCAACTCCACCGCAGACTCTTCCTTCAGCACAGCCAATTGCGCGTCAACGGCCTCCAGAGCAGCTGCATCAGCGGGAGCTGCTTTGGTGCTGTGAAACAGGCAGAAAGCGCAGAGGAGACCAGCGAAAAGCACGACTGTCTTCATGTTGCAAGGATTTAGATTTCAGTTGAATTGGTTTTACTGCAAATAGTTACTGCTACTTCAGGCGCTAGAGATAATTTGATGTTTAATTCAGTTGTTCAACTCGGTTTTATACTGAATTTGAGCCCAGCTTGCTGTCATATTCGTGATATTGCGTCCATATAAGTTTGGGATCCCCAATTGATTGATAGGGAACTGACAGTCGTTTTTTGTGGCATCATGTAACATGTAAATTTACTGATAACTTACTTATTGTTTTTCCGGGGAATTACGTTCTATTTCAGAAGAAAAAGCTTATACCTTCAAGAAACTCTATCCTTCGTAAAAACACTCTTTAAATAGatatgaatgtatgtttgtccccttgaaaaatcaaaatagcagtagaatatttttattaatcaaaagcacctgtgagagtgtgtgtgtgtatctaaACCTGGTCGTTTGCATTGAAAGCCAATGGCGGAAGTATTGTGTCACGTTTTCTTTGCCTGTGTTAAGTTCATAAATCTATATTATCAATGAGCGAATAATATTACAATTACAAAGAACGTACGCGAACACAACACACTCTTTTACCCCCGAagaagcatatagctgcaactgaacaatcaaaaccaagtttttgtaatgaaaacttttttttatttaaaaagatatcttcacgaaatttggcatggcttaCTATTCAAAGAAACGATACAATCTCCAaaagatcggaccattatagcatatagctgctaatCAAACTGGCCGAAAAAATCaagacaaatatatttttatacttatctatgctaatatttaaattaattatacatggaaataaacaatacaatttttttacaagcGGACAAGTTTATCGACTGGGCTTAATGCGCAGAGCACCCATATCCAAGTTCAATTCGTCAATAATATCATTCTGTGCCGCGCCTTTATTTGTCATATTCGCTATCATGGCCTGAATCTCTGGACAGCCGTAACAAGCATTGCGAATGGCCAATATGCTCCACTCTTTCAGAACTAGAAAGATAACAGTTACAATTAAAAAcctaatgttattaaaaatattaataaattagaaTACTTACGTGGATTTCGTGCATCCATATTGGTACATTCCAGCAGAGTGGGCAACAATTGGGTGTCTATGCAGTAACCTTGATTAGCTGGATTTTTATAAAGCAAATTAGCAATGCAACGCATCAATAAGGTTTTCAGCTCAAATGACAATTCCGTTTCGAAATCACGCGATATGTTCGATGTGAGCGCTACT
This genomic window contains:
- the LOC106620901 gene encoding phormicin, which encodes MKTIVLFAGLICAYCLFQTINAAPAGANVGEPEEAQLPGLEEQALSELIRQKRATCDLLSGFGIKHSACAAHCLLRGNRGGHCNGRGVCECRN
- the LOC106620913 gene encoding phormicin, with the translated sequence MKTVVLFAGLLCAFCLFHSTKAAPADAAALEAVDAQLAVLKEESAVELSRQKRATCDLLSGTGVNHSACAAHCVIRGNRGGYCNGSGVCVCRN